In the genome of Calditrichota bacterium, one region contains:
- a CDS encoding radical SAM protein gives MKEVVLGNLVRALSPRRVHNVALAMGSYLASLASRRPVVWAEPAILMVEPTNRCNLRCPQCHTGSGRISRAYARLSTHHFRAIIDDLADSLVYLLLFNQGEPYLHPEFLDL, from the coding sequence GGGCACTGTCGCCGCGCCGCGTGCACAACGTGGCCCTGGCCATGGGTTCCTACCTGGCCTCGCTGGCCAGCCGCCGACCCGTGGTTTGGGCAGAGCCCGCCATCCTCATGGTGGAGCCGACCAACCGCTGCAACCTGCGCTGCCCGCAGTGCCACACCGGCTCCGGAAGAATCAGTCGTGCCTATGCCCGCTTGTCCACGCACCACTTTCGGGCCATAATCGACGACCTCGCTGACAGCCTCGTCTACCTGCTCCTCTTCAATCAGGGGGAGCCGTACCTTCACCCCGAGTTCCTGGACCTG